A portion of the Blastopirellula sediminis genome contains these proteins:
- a CDS encoding DUF1501 domain-containing protein, producing MSRSQSPILPPTRWLDRRRFLSDAASALGAIAVTSLLGGDGLLASDANVIDPSRPNQPRPSHYPGAAKNVIVIFCAGGVSHLDTWDYKPELEKQDGKPLAGGPAVTFQGPSGELARPQYKFRPRGETGKMVSDMLPHLAELTDDFAFVHSLTSKSNTHGPAENFLSTGSVLDGFPSLGAWVTYALGCETQELPAYVAIPDPRGVPQNGSNNWGPGFLPAAFQGTTFSAASPIRNLQPYGSSSDSDEAARQFLARMNERHFNEHPHDSKLAARIASYELAARMQLSVPNVTNLDSEPEHILKLYGADSTDKHKAAFARNCILARRLVEKGVRFVQLFNGAYASGGALNWDGHNKLKEQYDTHANILDQPAAALIRDLKQRGLLEDTLVVWCTEFGRMPMFQKGAKGRDHNPDGFTCWMTGAGVKPGVSHGATDEFGAKAIQDVHPLYDFNATILHLLGLNHEQLTVRHNGIDRRLTNVEGHVIHEILASHT from the coding sequence ATGTCTCGTTCGCAATCTCCCATCCTTCCGCCCACACGCTGGCTCGATCGCCGACGATTTCTGAGCGACGCGGCGAGTGCCTTGGGAGCGATCGCCGTGACCAGCTTGCTGGGAGGCGATGGTCTGCTGGCGTCGGATGCGAACGTGATCGATCCGTCTCGTCCGAACCAGCCCCGTCCTTCCCACTATCCCGGCGCCGCGAAGAATGTGATCGTCATTTTCTGCGCCGGGGGCGTCAGTCACCTTGATACGTGGGACTACAAGCCGGAACTGGAAAAGCAAGATGGCAAGCCCCTTGCCGGCGGTCCGGCGGTCACGTTTCAGGGACCCTCAGGCGAGCTCGCGCGGCCGCAGTACAAGTTTCGCCCCCGCGGCGAGACCGGCAAGATGGTCTCCGACATGTTGCCCCACCTGGCCGAACTGACCGACGACTTCGCCTTCGTTCATTCGCTAACCAGCAAAAGCAACACGCATGGCCCGGCGGAGAATTTTCTCTCGACCGGCTCGGTGCTCGATGGTTTCCCGAGCCTGGGCGCTTGGGTGACATACGCCCTTGGCTGCGAAACGCAAGAGCTGCCCGCCTACGTAGCGATTCCCGATCCGCGCGGCGTGCCGCAAAACGGATCGAACAATTGGGGGCCTGGATTCTTGCCGGCGGCGTTTCAAGGAACGACCTTCAGCGCCGCCAGTCCGATTCGCAACTTGCAGCCGTATGGGTCGTCGTCCGATAGCGACGAAGCGGCGCGTCAGTTTCTCGCGCGGATGAACGAGCGGCATTTCAATGAGCACCCGCACGATTCAAAGCTGGCGGCGCGGATCGCCAGTTACGAGTTGGCCGCCCGGATGCAGTTGAGCGTGCCGAACGTGACCAATCTCGACAGCGAGCCGGAACATATCCTGAAGTTGTACGGAGCCGACTCGACCGACAAACACAAGGCGGCCTTCGCGAGAAACTGCATCCTCGCGCGGCGGTTGGTGGAGAAAGGAGTTCGCTTCGTCCAACTGTTCAATGGCGCCTATGCCAGCGGCGGCGCGTTGAATTGGGATGGACACAACAAGCTGAAAGAACAATACGACACGCATGCGAATATCCTCGATCAACCCGCCGCAGCGTTGATCCGCGATCTCAAGCAACGCGGGCTGTTGGAAGATACCCTCGTCGTCTGGTGTACCGAATTCGGTCGCATGCCAATGTTCCAGAAAGGGGCCAAAGGGCGTGATCATAATCCGGACGGATTCACCTGCTGGATGACCGGAGCCGGCGTCAAGCCAGGCGTCAGCCACGGCGCCACCGACGAGTTCGGCGCCAAAGCGATCCAAGACGTCCACCCGCTGTACGACTTCAACGCGACCATTCTGCATCTGCTCGGACTCAATCACGAGCAGCTCACCGTCCGCCATAACGGAATCGACCGCCGTCTGACGAACGTTGAAGGTCACGTGATCCACGAGATCCTGGCCAGTCACACGTAG
- a CDS encoding PSD1 and planctomycete cytochrome C domain-containing protein yields the protein MIRWLVAIFSLFAIAAGAASAEPVDFVRDVRPILQKHCYECHAGDVRKSGLRFDIRSEAMKGGEIYGASIVAGKPEESPLWSFVADEEADLAMPPEGDRLTAADIGTLRRWIEEGAVWPDGVDTVKLEDPRDHWSFRQIESPPVPSVKQTAWPKNEIDHFILAKLEQLQLAPSAPATRTEWLRRVTFDLIGLPPTPQEVEAFHNDQADGAYERVVERLLASPRYGERWAQHWLDVVRYADTHGFEVNTERPNAWPYRDYVIEAINQDLPYDQFIRQQLAGDTMNANAATGFLVTASVLLPGQIGKDEPSKRLARQDSLDEIVTNIGTTFLGLTVHCARCHNHKFDPISQREYYQMQAFVSGVEYEDREIARPQGDMQADQLHRWTERAREVALELARHAPLADSTSPRAMINSYENVDRFAPVRTTQIRFHVKSTNSLEPCIDELEVFNADGQNVALAQLGGKVSASGERRSPKRHDLRFVNNGVYGNSSSWMSSEVGGGWVSVEFPQPEWIEFVAWGRDRQGKFTDRLAVDYVIEALGENGQWIRVADSTNRRPFDISKNSHTPIEVDSLSEEEQAEVRRLLEEKETLAKKLSRLEEKQLVFAGKFRRPDEIHVLSRGNPEMPKEQVSPGVPEVLGVTALAQDASEASRRIALADWIVSKSNPLTARVMVNRIWQGHFGMGLVETANDFGHNGVPPTHPELLDWLSAEFMQSGWSLKRMHRFIVLSAAYRQGGDYNADAAALDADDLLLWRFPPQRQMGEVIRDSILAINGNLNLEMGGPGFSLFDKRGGLTGYAPIETFGEEGLRRMIYSHRVRRERDAIFGAFDCPDYGQSTSRRRESTTSIQALNLFNSRFVLDQSGVLAERLRAEHPEPAAQINAVYGLVLLREPSPQELTEATAFVNEHGLQTLCRVLFNSNEFLFIR from the coding sequence ATGATCCGTTGGCTTGTCGCCATATTCAGCCTCTTTGCAATCGCCGCTGGCGCCGCGTCGGCCGAGCCGGTCGACTTCGTCCGCGACGTTCGCCCGATTCTGCAGAAGCATTGCTACGAGTGCCATGCCGGCGACGTGCGCAAAAGCGGATTGCGATTCGATATTCGTTCGGAGGCGATGAAGGGGGGCGAGATTTACGGCGCTTCGATTGTCGCGGGCAAACCAGAGGAGAGTCCTCTCTGGAGTTTCGTCGCCGACGAAGAGGCCGATCTGGCGATGCCGCCGGAAGGGGATCGACTCACCGCTGCCGATATCGGGACGCTCCGTCGCTGGATTGAGGAAGGGGCGGTTTGGCCCGACGGGGTCGATACCGTCAAGCTGGAAGATCCCCGCGATCATTGGTCGTTTCGCCAAATTGAGTCGCCGCCGGTTCCAAGCGTCAAGCAGACCGCTTGGCCGAAAAACGAGATCGATCATTTTATTCTCGCCAAATTGGAGCAATTGCAGCTGGCCCCCTCGGCGCCGGCGACCCGCACCGAGTGGCTCCGCAGGGTCACGTTCGACTTGATCGGGCTTCCACCCACGCCGCAGGAAGTGGAAGCGTTCCACAACGATCAGGCGGATGGCGCCTATGAGCGGGTTGTCGAAAGACTCCTCGCTTCTCCGCGCTATGGCGAACGCTGGGCGCAGCATTGGCTCGATGTGGTTCGCTACGCCGACACGCATGGCTTCGAAGTGAACACCGAACGCCCCAACGCCTGGCCGTATCGCGACTACGTGATCGAGGCGATTAACCAGGACCTGCCGTACGACCAGTTCATCCGCCAGCAGTTGGCCGGCGATACGATGAACGCCAACGCCGCGACCGGATTTCTGGTGACTGCGTCGGTATTGCTGCCGGGACAGATCGGCAAGGACGAACCATCAAAACGACTGGCGCGGCAAGATTCGCTCGACGAAATCGTCACCAACATCGGGACCACCTTTCTTGGTTTGACAGTTCATTGTGCTCGCTGTCACAACCACAAGTTCGATCCGATCTCGCAGCGCGAATACTACCAAATGCAGGCCTTCGTCTCCGGCGTCGAATACGAAGATCGCGAAATCGCGCGTCCGCAGGGAGACATGCAGGCCGATCAACTGCACCGCTGGACTGAGCGTGCGCGGGAGGTCGCCTTGGAACTGGCGCGTCACGCGCCGCTGGCCGACTCAACTTCGCCCCGGGCGATGATCAACTCGTACGAAAACGTCGACCGCTTCGCTCCGGTACGCACGACGCAAATTCGCTTTCACGTGAAGTCGACCAATTCGCTGGAGCCCTGCATCGACGAGCTGGAGGTTTTCAACGCGGATGGTCAGAACGTCGCTTTGGCGCAACTTGGGGGGAAGGTCTCCGCTTCCGGCGAAAGGAGATCCCCGAAGCGTCACGATTTGCGATTTGTGAACAATGGAGTTTACGGAAACTCGAGCAGTTGGATGTCGAGCGAAGTCGGCGGCGGCTGGGTTTCGGTTGAGTTTCCTCAGCCAGAGTGGATCGAATTCGTCGCTTGGGGACGTGATCGACAAGGGAAGTTCACCGATCGTCTGGCGGTCGACTACGTGATTGAAGCGCTCGGCGAGAATGGTCAATGGATACGCGTCGCCGACTCGACGAATCGCCGTCCGTTCGACATCTCGAAAAACTCCCACACGCCGATCGAGGTCGACTCGCTCTCGGAGGAAGAGCAAGCGGAGGTTCGCCGATTGCTGGAGGAGAAGGAAACGCTGGCGAAGAAGCTGAGCCGGCTCGAAGAAAAGCAGCTTGTCTTCGCGGGAAAGTTTCGCCGGCCGGACGAGATTCACGTCCTTAGTCGCGGCAACCCCGAAATGCCGAAGGAACAGGTGTCGCCTGGCGTTCCGGAAGTGCTGGGCGTGACCGCGCTGGCCCAAGACGCCAGCGAAGCGAGTCGCCGAATCGCGCTGGCCGATTGGATCGTGTCGAAGTCAAATCCGCTCACCGCTCGCGTGATGGTCAACCGCATCTGGCAAGGTCACTTCGGCATGGGGTTGGTCGAAACGGCGAACGACTTCGGTCACAACGGCGTCCCGCCGACCCATCCGGAACTACTCGACTGGCTCAGCGCCGAGTTCATGCAAAGCGGCTGGTCGCTCAAGCGAATGCATCGTTTTATTGTCCTCTCCGCCGCCTATCGCCAAGGGGGGGACTACAACGCCGACGCCGCCGCGCTCGACGCCGATGATCTGCTTCTCTGGCGATTTCCGCCGCAGCGGCAGATGGGGGAAGTCATTCGCGATTCCATTTTGGCGATCAACGGCAATCTCAATCTCGAAATGGGAGGGCCTGGCTTCAGTCTGTTCGACAAGCGGGGCGGCTTAACCGGTTACGCGCCGATCGAGACGTTCGGCGAAGAGGGACTGCGGCGGATGATCTATTCGCACCGCGTCCGCCGCGAACGAGACGCCATCTTCGGCGCCTTTGATTGTCCCGACTACGGGCAAAGCACTTCCCGCCGTCGCGAGTCGACCACGTCGATCCAGGCGCTTAACCTGTTCAACAGTCGTTTTGTCCTCGACCAATCCGGCGTCCTGGCTGAGCGATTGCGGGCGGAACATCCAGAGCCGGCGGCTCAGATCAACGCCGTCTACGGCCTAGTCCTGTTGCGCGAGCCTTCGCCGCAAGAGCTGACCGAGGCGACGGCCTTCGTCAATGAGCACGGGCTCCAAACGCTCTGCCGCGTTTTGTTCAATAGCAACGAGTTTCTGTTTATCCGCTGA
- a CDS encoding sulfatase-like hydrolase/transferase — MKFTTLLLLTAAVVFSGWPNRQAAAADANRLPNIVMIVTDDMGYGDLSSQGAKGFSTPNLDKLGEQGTRFTSFYVAQPVCTASRAAFLSGCYPNRVSLQGALNHTSKNGIHPDEFLLPEMLKEMGYATAGMGKWHLGTVMEFWPTRNGFDEWFGTPYSNDNTKYHPVLADEMPPFPLYEGENVIELDPDQSLFTKRITEKAVSFINRNKDRPFFLYVPHIMPHVPIFASDEFRGRTEHGLYGDVIEEVDWSVGEIMRTLDRLKLTDNTIVIFFSDNGPWPSYGEHAGDAGGLREGKLTTFEGGVRVPCIMRWPGHIPADRVCDEPVMAIDLLPTLTKIVGGRMPTKKIDGLDISDVLLTKDGKTPHEALFFYAGTELQAVRQGKWKLHFPHPYITVAGEPGKGGKPSNWGKNAAQSITQSGINGIASRHGGRVEHIELSLFDLSADPSETKNVAAEHPDVVERMKKLAEPIRKELGDSLTGVKGSGVREAGWVQ; from the coding sequence GTGAAGTTCACGACCCTTCTTCTACTAACCGCGGCCGTCGTTTTCTCCGGATGGCCGAACCGCCAGGCCGCTGCGGCTGACGCAAATCGTTTGCCGAACATCGTCATGATCGTTACGGACGATATGGGATACGGCGATCTCAGCAGCCAAGGGGCGAAGGGATTCTCGACGCCGAATCTGGACAAGCTGGGCGAGCAAGGAACGCGGTTCACCAGTTTCTATGTTGCGCAGCCCGTATGCACGGCGAGTCGCGCGGCCTTTCTGAGCGGCTGTTATCCGAATCGCGTGAGCCTGCAGGGAGCGCTCAACCATACGAGCAAGAACGGGATTCATCCCGACGAATTCTTGCTGCCGGAGATGCTGAAAGAGATGGGCTACGCGACGGCCGGGATGGGGAAGTGGCACTTGGGAACGGTGATGGAGTTCTGGCCGACGCGCAATGGTTTTGACGAGTGGTTCGGCACGCCGTACTCCAACGACAATACGAAGTACCATCCGGTGCTGGCTGACGAGATGCCGCCGTTTCCGCTCTACGAAGGGGAGAACGTCATCGAGCTCGATCCGGATCAAAGCCTGTTCACGAAGCGAATCACTGAGAAGGCGGTCTCCTTCATCAATCGCAACAAGGATCGTCCCTTCTTTCTTTACGTACCGCACATCATGCCGCATGTGCCGATCTTCGCTTCGGACGAATTCCGAGGGCGGACCGAGCATGGTCTGTACGGCGATGTGATCGAAGAGGTCGACTGGTCGGTTGGCGAGATCATGCGGACCCTCGATCGGCTCAAGCTGACCGACAACACGATCGTGATCTTCTTCAGCGACAACGGCCCCTGGCCGAGCTACGGCGAACATGCCGGCGACGCTGGCGGCCTGCGCGAAGGAAAACTGACGACCTTTGAAGGGGGCGTCCGCGTGCCTTGCATCATGCGTTGGCCGGGTCACATCCCGGCCGATCGCGTCTGCGACGAACCAGTCATGGCGATCGACCTGTTGCCGACCCTGACCAAGATCGTCGGGGGGCGGATGCCGACCAAGAAGATTGATGGTCTCGACATCAGCGACGTGCTGCTGACGAAGGATGGCAAGACGCCGCACGAGGCGCTCTTCTTCTACGCGGGGACCGAACTGCAAGCGGTTCGCCAAGGAAAGTGGAAACTCCACTTTCCGCATCCCTACATCACCGTCGCCGGCGAGCCGGGTAAGGGGGGCAAACCTTCGAACTGGGGCAAGAACGCCGCTCAATCGATCACGCAAAGCGGTATCAATGGCATCGCGAGCCGTCACGGTGGTCGCGTGGAACATATCGAGCTGAGCCTGTTTGACCTGAGCGCCGACCCCAGCGAAACGAAGAACGTCGCGGCCGAACATCCCGACGTGGTCGAGCGGATGAAGAAGCTGGCCGAGCCGATCCGGAAGGAACTGGGGGACTCGCTCACCGGCGTGAAAGGGAGCGGCGTGCGTGAGGCGGGGTGGGTACAGTAA